A region of the Coriobacteriia bacterium genome:
GAAGCGCAACGCGAGCGGGTCGACGCCAGGTGCAACTCCGGGCTCCGAGCCAGAGACGAAGGCGCTGCTCGGCGTACTGGCCAGTGGAGGCTACCTCCGAGTGATCAGCATGCACTCGCGCGGGCCGATGATCGACTACGACGGGCCGGGAGGCTGGACCTTGGCCAGGCGGATGTCGAAGGCGTCGCGCGTCAAGGTACACCGGCTGCCCGCGTACCACGGGTCGATGGGCAGCTACATCCCCGAGGCCTATCGCACGCCCATCATCACGTGGGAACTGGGCAGCCGGACACTGACCGGCCGAGTGCGAGCTGGGATGCTAGCGGCGCTCAAGTAGCCGAGCCGAGCGGGCGCGCAAGAATCGCGGTCGCGCCATTACTTGCGGCGGGCGATCAGCCCGTAGATGAACAGCACGATGATGGCACCGATCGTCGCGACCAGAATCGACGGCAAGTTGAAGCCGCTTACGCCAGATCCGCCGAACAGACCGAAGACGAAGCCTCCAACGAACGAGCCGACGATTCCCAGCACGATCGTGACGATCCAGCCGAACCTGTCACCCATGATTAGCTTGGCGAGCACGCCAGCAACCAAGCCGATGAGAATCCACGTCAGAATGCCCACGAGATACCCCTTCCTACGACGGTCGTTCTGGAAGGGTCT
Encoded here:
- a CDS encoding GlsB/YeaQ/YmgE family stress response membrane protein: MGILTWILIGLVAGVLAKLIMGDRFGWIVTIVLGIVGSFVGGFVFGLFGGSGVSGFNLPSILVATIGAIIVLFIYGLIARRK